The Ziziphus jujuba cultivar Dongzao chromosome 3, ASM3175591v1 region ATAAAATCAAGGGCAACAAAAGGAAGGACCAGAAGATCATGAGAACTTCACCgccaaatgaaaatttaacaaCCCTATTCAGCATCAAGCAAAGATCAATACCTATACATGATTAATGCTTAAGCATATAAAACACTAACAAATCAGTCCAATTACATGAGTTCCTACATATAATGACAGACAGGAAAATATTTACTATGAGATTGGCCAACACTCTTATCCACTCACATCAACATTTCAAAAAAATCTGACCTAAATAAAAAGGCAGATCAAAAAAGGTTCGGCAATAAGTAATAAGAtgaacagattgctgtatctccAAGCCCAAAATGCTCAATTGAAAAGATATACTAACCAATCAACAACAATTGTAAAAAATGACAAGACCTAAGCTTTCAAAGTCCTACCGACCTGTCCCTTCTATTATTAGAATGTCAAGTCTACTTCTCCATACTTGGAGCATAAACATAAGCACACTAATTTCGCTTTGAGGATGCCAAAAAGCCTACTTCCATATTAAAAAACCTAGTAAAACACTATCAATTACTGGTTGGTTACTAGAAGCAATAAGTCATCAAGGATCTTAACACACTAAAAGAAACATAACTGGACCTCTAATATTGTTGCcagaaaaatttttaaaaagaaaaaaaaaaaaaaaggtttaaaattAAACGAAAATGATTAATTTGGATGTAAgcgaggaaaaaaattatatagtttcaggcagatattatataattagtCACTTTTCATACCATAGTGACAACAGCTTGGCTTGAGAGGAATTCAAACACCCCATCACTTGCAATAACAAAGAAAAGATGGTTAGGTGTAAGTTGAACCATTGACACCTCTGGATCAGCAACCACACCAATACTCTCTGCTGTACTATCCCCTACACTCCTTGTAAACGCAGTCCCAGGATACATTCCATTGGGAACCCACAACCTTGGAGGGTCACCTCCTTGACTTTCTTCATCACCCCAGGTCTGAACATCCGGATCCTTAAACCCTTCCACCTGATCAACACTCAAAACTCTGGCTCCACAGAGCTTCACTCTCTCATATTCATCTTTCCTAAACGGTGTCTGATCATATGACAAGTCCTGAGCAACAATCCGATTCCCATCCTTAACCGCAAGCACAGCTCGTGAATCACCCACATTTGCAACAAAAATCCTATCCCCAACAACAAGCACTGTGATAGCCGTGGTACCACTCATGGAATCATCAATCACGCTATTATGCAATTCGGTATTCGTAGTAAGAAAAGCAGAATGATATGCTTTTACAGGGTCATCTAACAATGCTGGGTCACTAGAAAGTACCTCTACTAACCTGTCCTTGACAAAGTTGGAACACTCTGTACCAAATTGGCCATGCCCATCAAACACACCAAAGAAATGGATATCTGGGTTACCTTGAATCTGTGTTCTTATGCAGAAACTGTCCTGGTTTTCCTTATCAAGTGAGTCTGGATAGTACCCTCGCTGAGTCAGAACAGAGTACTTCAAATCGAAGTTGTACGAAGGAACAGATACATGCTCCAAAGATCTTTCAGTGAGTATGTGTTTTCTTTGCAGACTGTACGGATCAACTTCTCCGAAGTTTCGAGAATCGCCATTAGAAGATGACGGGTAGCGACTGCAACATTTTCCATGGACACAGCCCATGTTCGTTCTTTCAAAGTGTGAGAGAATTAGTAAGAAATACGAACGAAGAAGAAAATTACCAAAATTCAAAGTGGGTTTCAGAAAAAGCCCTAAGGGGTTACGGATATGTAATCCTCGGTGATAATTTCTAAATGGGTATTCTGGAAACTCGACAATGTTGGGACCTAAATTTGGGAATTCCTTATCGAACCCATGTTTCAGAAAAGTTTGAATTCCAAATGGATAATTGAAAAAAGCCCTAAACAAAAAAGGACAGTTTCCGattcaaaaaaaagaatcaattgtttttttttttttcttttttttctttttagcaaCACGATTGGATTGGCAAGGTGGATTGTTTTTTCATCCCCATAAAATGGTTTTCCCAGAAAATTCTCTTAAAGACAAGGACAATCCCCCAAACAAGAAACAATTTCTCTTAAAGTAACCCATTTCAGAAgtaagaacaaaacaaaaagggtAAAGAAAACCCTAAAGCAACTCAAAAGAATGAAGTACAGAAGGTTGACACATTTTGGTATTTCTTCAGCAATAAACCTCAATTAACATTTTACATCGTGCATAAAGTGAAAAtgggtttttcaatttttttttttttttttataaatcaaaaatgTAGACTTAAGGGGCACAATAACAGGGCTCAAGAACAACCCCAAACgacaaacacaaaaaaataaaaaataaagatttacgTAAACCCTAAAAAGGAACTGTCCAAATAGGATGATAGGTCTGTGACTCTGATATGGTGACGAAATTGGggttttttttcaagaaaaagtaaaagaaagcaAAACAAAGCAGAGAGTGAGAAAAAGGAACAAGATTCTATATTTGCATGGGTGGGTTTCTGTCCGAGAAGAAATAGCCCATGTTCCAAGAAAAACACCACCCCCCCAACACAGTGACTGAGAAAGGACCATGAAAAATAAGGTGAATATTATTATCTCAATtttccaatatttatatattattacatttacacccaaatatttatatatatttataaattatataatatctatatttcAGAAAATCCTGACAATATAATCCAGAGAAACcagaaatcaaaccaaaaaaaaaaaaaaaagaaaaatcagatttttattttaattaatgtgtCCAAAGACTCGGAGTTTTTTTTCTATACCATGGTGAAATTGGTTTTTCTCCCTCTGGGTCTAGGTGATAttatctaaataatttttttttttttggtaaattatattttatatcttttatatatatatatatatatatggagtagAGACATGGCCTTCGTTACTTTTTACAAGTTACCACTGTGTTGTCTCTTTCcaggacatttttttttttttttcggttgctTTTACAATATTCAACTATAATTACTGTCTGTGAGATCTGAGAAAGTGACAGATCGTTAATATGAAGCCACTTCAGCATGAGAAGAATtcagttttgtgttttttatttttatttttattttttattttattggccTGGAGTAATTTAATGGGAACGT contains the following coding sequences:
- the LOC107423247 gene encoding probable protein phosphatase 2C 35 isoform X1, with product MGCVHGKCCSRYPSSSNGDSRNFGEVDPYSLQRKHILTERSLEHVSVPSYNFDLKYSVLTQRGYYPDSLDKENQDSFCIRTQIQGNPDIHFFGVFDGHGQFGTECSNFVKDRLVEVLSSDPALLDDPVKAYHSAFLTTNTELHNSVIDDSMSGTTAITVLVVGDRIFVANVGDSRAVLAVKDGNRIVAQDLSYDQTPFRKDEYERVKLCGARVLSVDQVEGFKDPDVQTWGDEESQGGDPPRLWVPNGMYPGTAFTRSVGDSTAESIGVVADPEVSMVQLTPNHLFFVIASDGVFEFLSSQAVVTMAARYTDPRDACAAIAGESYKIWLDHENRTDDITIIIVHIRGLINSAAGATDGSSGTVLGPAITTQKGTSELSVATTGSEVYRSVRSDLSDLRSCQYAISMNRSPAIVVPSPTSRRPLEVLI
- the LOC107423247 gene encoding probable protein phosphatase 2C 35 isoform X2 → MGCVHGKCCSRYPSSSNGDSRNFGEVDPYSLQRKHILTERSLEHVSVPSYNFDLKYSVLTQRGYYPDSLDKENQDSFCIRTQIQGNPDIHFFGVFDGHGQFGTECSNFVKDRLVEVLSSDPALLDDPVKAYHSAFLTTNTELHNSVIDDSMSGTTAITVLVVGDRIFVANVGDSRAVLAVKDGNRIVAQDLSYDQTPFRKDEYERVKLCGARVLSVDQVEGFKDPDVQTWGDEESQGGDPPRLWVPNGMYPGTAFTRSVGDSTAESIGVVADPEVSMVQLTPNHLFFVIASDGVFEFLSSQAVVTMAARYTDPRDACAAIAGESYKIWLDHENRTDDITIIIVHIRGLINSAAGATDGSSGTVLGPAITTQKGTSELSVATTGSEVYRSVRSDLSDLRSCQYAISMNRSPAIVVPSPTSRRPLEV